The genome window CATGCATTTAAAAACCATACCGCCGAAAGCGTCCGATGATTTTTATTATTGGATTATTGTCGGTAAGACGTACGGCGAAGTGGCCAATCATAATTCGTTCGTTCGGCAATATAATCCGGACCGCGTGTTGAAACGGATTATCGATTACTGGCGGTTGTGGATCAAAAAAGAACAAACGAATTTTGACGAATTACCCGAATCGATTGTGACGCTTTATAAGCGCAGTTTGCTGACCGTGCGAACGCAAATTGACAATGAAGGCGCGATCATTGCGGCGAATGATTCCGATATTACGGCGACCGGTCGTGATACCTATAGTTATATGTGGCCGCGCGATGGTGCATTTGTGGCGTACGCGATGGATATGGCCGGATACTCATCCGTGACGCGTAAATTTTTCGATTTCTGTGCGCGCGTGATCAAGACCAACGGTTATTTTCTGCATAAATACAATCCCAATGGTACGGTCGCGAGTTCGTGGCATCCATGGGTCAAGGACGGTCGAACGCAATTACCGATCCAGGAAGATGAAACGGCTTTGGTCGTATGGGCGTTATGGCATCACTTTCAAAAATACCACGATCTGGAATTTATCCGTCCGTTGTACGGGCCGCTCGTGATTCGTACTGCCGATTTTATGTGTCATTTCCGTAACGAAAAAACCGGTTTACCGCATCCGTCGTATGATTTGTGGGAAGAGCGGCACGGCATACTCACATTTACGACAGCCGCCGTTATTGCAGGTTTACGGGCCGCGGCCCAATTTGCAGAAGCGTTCGGTGAAACTGAAAAAGCGATGAAATACCGCGACGTGGCGGATACGATGAAAACGGCTATGGATACGCATTTATATTCGCAAGAAAAAAAACGGTTTGTGCGTATGATCAATCAAAAAACGGACGGTACTTTCGAGACTGACTGGACCATGGATGCAAGCCTGTACGCCGTTTTTGCGCTTGGCGTGTACGATCCTCACGATGAAAAAGTGGTCAATACCATGAAAGCGATTTACGATAGTTTGTGGTGTAAAACGGCGGTCGGCGGTATTGCGCGATATGAAAACGATTACTACCACCAGGTGAGCCAGGATATTAAAAATGTACCCGGCAATCCGTGGTTTATTTGTACGTTATGGTGGGCTCAATACCAGATTATGAAAGCGCGCAATAAAACCGAACTTCGCGAAGCATTGCCGACACTGGAATGGGCAGCGTCACGCTCTTTAAAATCAGGCATTCTGGCCGAGCAGGTGCATCCGTATACCAATGAACCGTTGTCCGTTTCCCCGCTCACGTGGAGTCATGCCATGGTGGTCACATGCGTGATGGAATATCTCAAAAAGCTGGAACATCTTGAATTATGCGGTACATGCGGCCAACCGCTTTTCAGAACGAAGGATGCACAGACTGTTTGATAGTAATTGTAACGCCTCTGCACTTGAATGCAAAATAGTTTTTCCGTAAAATGGCTTTGAACCATGATATAATCAGAAACTTATCGTTTATTTACCCGTAAGAGAACGCGGCACAATTTCCGGAAAAGGAATAATGGAAAAACCGGTCATCAAAGACAAACTTCTGATTTTTTTCGTCCTCCTGCTTTTTGCTTCCGGGTTGGCGCTCAATTCGTTTTTGTACTACGCCAAGTTGCGTTTCGGCTGGGGCGTAATGCTGAACGAACTGCTCAACATAAGCGTCCTTTCTCTCATATTATATACCTCGTTTAAAACATCGAAATTCGAAGACATCAGCATCACGCAAAAACTACGGTTGAGTTTGCTGCTGGTCATTTTGATTTATGTGGTCGGTTATGCCTGCGTGGCCGCAGTACAACCCGAATTCATTACGCCGCGGTATGCGGGTGGGTTTGTGATGAAGCCGAATTCCTGGGCGGCCGTGATGGTGGCGAATATTATCGGTATGGTCGCACTGGCCTGTCTGTGCGTCTGTCTGGCTATTCTGCGATCGCTTATTTTTTACCGCCGCAAAAAAAATACGCCGACGAATTTCTATATATTTTTGTTCTTTGGTGCGCTGACGATGTTGTCTTCGGCGATGGCAGGAAAACCGCTTAAATATGATCTTGCTTCCAATCACCTGATGACGTCGATGCTGCTTGTAGTGACGACCGTTTTCATGACGATCAATGTATTCAGAGTAGGCTGGATCACGGTGTTGAACCGGCGGCAGAAATTTCTCACGTTTCTCGGTGGCATTTTATTTACCATGGTCGGGGCGGGCTTGCTGGCCGCGGAAGTCGGAGCGGGCGTAACCTTCGCCGATATGGTCAATTCGTATAGTCTTATGGCCGGTTCGTTTTTATTTTTGATGACGATTTTTATTTTCCTCTACAGCCTGATCACGACGATCAATGCCTTGCTGCATCTGCCGACGGCGGCGATTTATGATAAAAAAGTACGCGAAATCAATTCGTTTTATAACCTCAGCCGCACGATCAATTCGCTGTTTGATTTCGATAAAATCGTTACGACGGTGACGGAACTGGTTTGCGATGCGACCAGCGCCAACGGGTGCTGGCTTGAGATGGCCAACGTCAAGAATCCTACTGCACGGTATCAATTTGATTTTGTTGCACTCAAAGCGCGCGAAGGATTTACCGTACATTTTCTTGAACTCAGTTTCAAAAAATATCTGCACAAAGATAAAACGTCAGCCATGATTCCGTCCAACGATCAGGATTATCTGTCGTATATGGCGCAACCGGTCGAGTCCATTTTGCACGATAAAAAGCCGGTCTTGGTCAATCAGGTCAAACGGGACAAACGGACGAAAGATCTCAAACGTTCGCCGATCGAATCGCTCATCGCCGTTCCGATTATTTCTTACGATGAAGTGATCGGGATTATTTACGCGGTGAAATCGGTCCAATTCGGTTTCGATCAGGATGACGCGGCGATCATTTCGGCCTTTGCGAATCAAACGTCGATGGCTATCGAGAATACGCGCCTCCTCAAAGAGTCTTTGGAAAAAGAGCGGTTGGCCCAGGAACTCCGTATTGCACATGAAGTACAAATGCGTTTGATACCGCAGGAAATTCCGCGTATCCACAATTCAGAAAAAACCGTAATGTTGGACATTGGGGCGACAACGTTACCGGCCAGCGAAGTCGGAGGCGATTATTATGACTTTGTCTTGCTGCCGGATACGCGAACAGGGATTGTTGTGGCGGACGTTTCCGGCAAAGGTACTTCGGCGGCATTTTATATGGCCGAAATCAAAGGGATTATCCAATCGCTTGCCGGGCATTATCCTTCGCCGAAAGAATTGCTGATTGCCGTGAACGATGTACTGTACTGCAGCATGGACCGGAAATCGTTTATCACGCTCATTTACGCCGATTTCAACGTGCATACAGGCGAATTGCATTTTGCACGGGCTGGGCATTGTCCACTTCTGCATGTCAATTCGAATGAACACCATTTCCTGCAGCCGAGCGGTATCGGTCTCGGTCTGGATAACGGCCGAATTTTCAAAGAAACCATTGAAGATGTAAAAGTCAAAGTACGGCATGACGATATTTTTGTGTTGTATTCCGACGGGCTCATCGAAGCGCGTAACATCCATGGCGATGAATTCGGGGAAGATCGTTTGTGTGAGTCCGTGGAGCGTGTACGCGAACATGCGGCTGAATTCATTAAGGAATCGATAGTCAATGACGTGCGTACGTTTGTCGGTAATGCCAAAGTGCACGACGATCTGACTTGTGTAGTATTGAAAGTGCATAACGTTAATAAGGAAAACGAACCCAAAACGCCGACGGCTACGTTGATTCAAAAATCGTTGAAAGTATAATACGTTTTGTCTTGATGAGGAATCAGAATTGAAATGACGATGTTTTGCCTTGAAATAAATGAAAAATTGAATTACCATTCTGACACTCGTGTGTTAAAACTAATTCATTTTTTCATTGTTAAACCAAGTAGGAAGCTTCAATGAATGGATTTGAGGTAGTACGCAAAGATCTGGCGGACGTTTCAACCCTTTTTCTGAAAGGGTATCTTGACGCCCATACGTACCCGCAATTCGAATCCGCGCTGCAGAAATTGATGGATGAAAAACGGTTTAAGATCATTGTCAATTTCAGCGATTTGAGCTACATCTCGAGCGCAGGACTCGGCGTATTTATGGGATTCATCGAAACCGTTCGCGAAAATGCCGGTGACATCAAATTGTGCGCCATGTCGCCGAAAGTTTTCAAAGTATTTGACCTGCTCGGATTTCCGACGATTTATGATATTGTCAATGATGAGACGCAGGCTCATCAGAAATTTTCCGATGGCAGCAGAACGAATTAGGAGGCGTTGTGGTGAAGCTTAGCACGAGGTTTGAC of bacterium contains these proteins:
- a CDS encoding glycoside hydrolase family 15 protein, with the protein product MPRDIPVGNGTLLIGFDKNYYIRDLYFPYVGKENHVLGNECKFGVWVDGQFAWMHEDWERDLHYLDDTMVTEVVLTNQRLGLQLVCNDAVDFYENIYLRKITVHNLTDRPREVRVFFHHSFNIAESDVGDTALFDPKIGCVMHYKSDRYFLINFYNDDHFGVDHFANGKKGGGLEGTWRDAEDGILEMHPIAQGSVDSTIAMHLKTIPPKASDDFYYWIIVGKTYGEVANHNSFVRQYNPDRVLKRIIDYWRLWIKKEQTNFDELPESIVTLYKRSLLTVRTQIDNEGAIIAANDSDITATGRDTYSYMWPRDGAFVAYAMDMAGYSSVTRKFFDFCARVIKTNGYFLHKYNPNGTVASSWHPWVKDGRTQLPIQEDETALVVWALWHHFQKYHDLEFIRPLYGPLVIRTADFMCHFRNEKTGLPHPSYDLWEERHGILTFTTAAVIAGLRAAAQFAEAFGETEKAMKYRDVADTMKTAMDTHLYSQEKKRFVRMINQKTDGTFETDWTMDASLYAVFALGVYDPHDEKVVNTMKAIYDSLWCKTAVGGIARYENDYYHQVSQDIKNVPGNPWFICTLWWAQYQIMKARNKTELREALPTLEWAASRSLKSGILAEQVHPYTNEPLSVSPLTWSHAMVVTCVMEYLKKLEHLELCGTCGQPLFRTKDAQTV
- a CDS encoding STAS domain-containing protein, whose translation is MNGFEVVRKDLADVSTLFLKGYLDAHTYPQFESALQKLMDEKRFKIIVNFSDLSYISSAGLGVFMGFIETVRENAGDIKLCAMSPKVFKVFDLLGFPTIYDIVNDETQAHQKFSDGSRTN
- a CDS encoding SpoIIE family protein phosphatase, producing MEKPVIKDKLLIFFVLLLFASGLALNSFLYYAKLRFGWGVMLNELLNISVLSLILYTSFKTSKFEDISITQKLRLSLLLVILIYVVGYACVAAVQPEFITPRYAGGFVMKPNSWAAVMVANIIGMVALACLCVCLAILRSLIFYRRKKNTPTNFYIFLFFGALTMLSSAMAGKPLKYDLASNHLMTSMLLVVTTVFMTINVFRVGWITVLNRRQKFLTFLGGILFTMVGAGLLAAEVGAGVTFADMVNSYSLMAGSFLFLMTIFIFLYSLITTINALLHLPTAAIYDKKVREINSFYNLSRTINSLFDFDKIVTTVTELVCDATSANGCWLEMANVKNPTARYQFDFVALKAREGFTVHFLELSFKKYLHKDKTSAMIPSNDQDYLSYMAQPVESILHDKKPVLVNQVKRDKRTKDLKRSPIESLIAVPIISYDEVIGIIYAVKSVQFGFDQDDAAIISAFANQTSMAIENTRLLKESLEKERLAQELRIAHEVQMRLIPQEIPRIHNSEKTVMLDIGATTLPASEVGGDYYDFVLLPDTRTGIVVADVSGKGTSAAFYMAEIKGIIQSLAGHYPSPKELLIAVNDVLYCSMDRKSFITLIYADFNVHTGELHFARAGHCPLLHVNSNEHHFLQPSGIGLGLDNGRIFKETIEDVKVKVRHDDIFVLYSDGLIEARNIHGDEFGEDRLCESVERVREHAAEFIKESIVNDVRTFVGNAKVHDDLTCVVLKVHNVNKENEPKTPTATLIQKSLKV